The Streptomyces sp. NBC_01197 genome window below encodes:
- a CDS encoding YbaK/EbsC family protein: MRAPIGTFEDVRHARDCLDLLTAPVADAVRHWQGDVPVQELIYVDSDPEIADTAAFVAHYGPELLDVSANCVVVAGKRGGETSLAACLVLSRTRLDVNGAVRRRLGARKASFAPMGTATGETGMEYGGVTPVGLPAAWPLLVDSAVVDLEWVLVGSGSRRGKLIVPGKAFAGLPGAVVIEGLGG; this comes from the coding sequence ATGCGCGCTCCCATCGGTACCTTCGAGGATGTCCGCCACGCCCGGGACTGCCTGGACCTGCTCACCGCACCGGTCGCCGACGCCGTGCGGCACTGGCAGGGGGACGTCCCGGTCCAGGAGCTGATCTACGTGGACAGCGACCCGGAGATCGCCGACACCGCTGCCTTCGTGGCGCACTACGGCCCTGAGCTGCTCGACGTCTCGGCGAACTGTGTCGTCGTCGCCGGCAAGCGCGGCGGAGAGACCTCGCTCGCCGCCTGCCTGGTGCTCTCCCGCACCCGCCTCGACGTGAACGGCGCCGTCCGCAGGCGACTCGGCGCGCGCAAGGCGTCCTTCGCGCCCATGGGCACGGCAACCGGCGAGACCGGCATGGAGTACGGCGGGGTCACTCCGGTCGGACTGCCCGCCGCCTGGCCGCTGCTCGTGGACTCCGCCGTGGTGGACCTGGAATGGGTGCTGGTCGGCAGCGGCAGCCGCAGGGGCAAGCTGATCGTTCCCGGCAAGGCGTTCGCCGGGCTGCCGGGCGCGGTCGTCATCGAGGGGCTGGGCGGCTGA
- a CDS encoding acyltransferase — MARNRNTFSSLTSRALHAGWQWVQRAGAVTAERPGKLRFRRIGAGTRLAFPQGAVFGEPWIELGDHCIIGEQVTLTAGMMPDLDLGPEPILTLGDGVVLGRGSHVIADTRVTVGSDTYCGPYVYITSTNHSYDDPHEPVGKQWPRTEPVVIGPGCWLGTGAVILPGARLGRNVVVAAGAVVRGEVPDHAVVAGAPARIVRSWDAENGWQPPLRTPAPVPIPAGVTPEQLLALGSLEPDVS, encoded by the coding sequence GTGGCCCGGAACAGAAACACGTTCTCATCGCTGACATCCCGTGCACTGCACGCCGGATGGCAGTGGGTGCAGCGGGCGGGCGCGGTGACGGCGGAACGGCCGGGGAAGCTGCGCTTCCGCCGGATCGGCGCCGGAACGAGACTCGCCTTTCCGCAGGGCGCCGTCTTCGGTGAACCCTGGATCGAGCTGGGTGACCACTGCATCATCGGTGAACAGGTCACGCTCACGGCCGGGATGATGCCCGATCTGGACCTCGGACCCGAGCCGATCCTGACGCTGGGCGACGGTGTCGTGCTCGGGCGAGGCAGCCATGTGATCGCCGACACCAGGGTCACCGTCGGATCGGACACCTACTGCGGCCCGTACGTCTACATCACGTCCACGAACCACAGTTACGACGATCCGCACGAGCCCGTCGGCAAGCAGTGGCCGCGGACCGAGCCCGTGGTCATCGGGCCAGGATGCTGGCTCGGGACCGGCGCGGTCATCCTGCCGGGCGCCCGGCTCGGCCGCAATGTCGTGGTCGCGGCGGGCGCGGTGGTACGCGGCGAGGTGCCCGACCACGCGGTGGTCGCCGGAGCGCCCGCGCGGATCGTACGGAGCTGGGACGCGGAGAACGGGTGGCAGCCCCCGCTGCGTACACCCGCCCCCGTGCCCATACCGGCGGGCGTCACCCCGGAGCAGCTGCTCGCCCTCGGCAGCCTGGAGCCGGACGTTTCCTGA
- a CDS encoding DMT family transporter gives MTALFALATSLLWGLADFGGGLLTRRIPALTVVVVSQTVAVVVLGSIVVATGGWSESGPQLWFAVAAGVAGPVAMLSFYKALALGPMGVVSPLGSLGVVVPVGVGLVLGERPGLPQFAGIAVALAGVVLAGGPELRGAPVQRQAVALTLVAAVGFGTVMSLISEASTTVTGLFLALFVQRVANVAVGGTALYVSVRRGTRALPEGGGAGLILRSLPALAFVGLADVAANGTYSLAAHSGPVTVAAVLASLYPVITALAARGFLKERLRAVQAAGAGLALVGTVLLATG, from the coding sequence ATGACTGCCCTCTTCGCCCTGGCGACCAGCCTGCTGTGGGGGCTGGCCGACTTCGGCGGCGGACTCCTCACCCGGCGGATACCCGCCCTGACGGTGGTCGTCGTCTCGCAGACGGTGGCGGTGGTGGTGCTCGGCTCGATCGTGGTGGCCACCGGCGGCTGGAGTGAATCCGGCCCGCAGCTCTGGTTCGCCGTGGCGGCCGGCGTGGCGGGGCCGGTGGCGATGCTCAGTTTCTACAAAGCTCTGGCACTCGGGCCGATGGGCGTGGTGTCACCGCTCGGCTCACTCGGTGTCGTCGTCCCGGTCGGCGTCGGGCTGGTGCTCGGTGAACGGCCCGGCCTGCCGCAGTTCGCCGGGATCGCGGTGGCCCTCGCGGGCGTGGTGCTCGCGGGCGGGCCCGAGCTGCGGGGAGCGCCCGTGCAGCGGCAGGCGGTCGCGCTGACGCTGGTCGCCGCCGTGGGCTTCGGCACGGTGATGTCCCTGATCTCCGAGGCGTCCACCACCGTCACCGGCCTCTTCCTCGCCCTGTTCGTCCAGCGCGTCGCCAATGTGGCGGTCGGCGGGACGGCCCTGTACGTCTCGGTACGGCGCGGGACGCGTGCGCTGCCCGAGGGCGGTGGGGCGGGGCTGATCCTGCGGTCGCTGCCGGCGCTCGCCTTCGTCGGCCTCGCCGATGTGGCGGCCAACGGCACCTACTCGCTCGCGGCCCACTCGGGACCGGTCACTGTCGCCGCCGTGCTGGCCTCCCTCTACCCGGTGATCACGGCGCTGGCGGCGCGCGGATTCCTCAAGGAGCGTCTGCGCGCGGTACAGGCCGCGGGGGCGGGGCTCGCGCTGGTGGGGACGGTACTGCTCGCGACCGGCTGA
- a CDS encoding fluoride efflux transporter FluC, protein MGADRTVDQPPGPGPGGTPPLPAARRARRHGPLLGPWPVPGVVSLGGVAGASARYGAGLLWPTAAGGFPWTTLLVNVVGCAVIGVFMVVITDVWAAHRLVRPFFGTGVLGGFTTFSTCAVDVQRLVDGGHARTGLAYLGLTLLAALAAVWSAVWVSRRAVAWRQT, encoded by the coding sequence ATGGGTGCGGACCGCACAGTGGATCAGCCGCCCGGACCGGGCCCCGGCGGTACGCCGCCGCTGCCCGCCGCACGGCGTGCCCGGCGCCACGGCCCGCTGCTCGGTCCGTGGCCGGTGCCGGGGGTGGTGTCACTCGGCGGCGTCGCCGGAGCGTCGGCCCGGTACGGCGCCGGGCTGCTCTGGCCAACCGCGGCCGGCGGTTTCCCCTGGACGACCCTGCTGGTGAATGTCGTGGGGTGCGCCGTGATCGGGGTGTTCATGGTGGTGATCACCGATGTGTGGGCGGCGCACCGGTTGGTGCGCCCGTTCTTCGGCACCGGGGTGCTCGGCGGATTCACCACGTTCTCCACCTGCGCGGTGGACGTCCAGCGGCTGGTGGACGGCGGCCACGCCCGTACCGGCCTGGCGTATCTCGGACTGACACTGCTCGCGGCTCTCGCAGCGGTGTGGAGCGCGGTGTGGGTGTCACGCCGCGCAGTGGCGTGGAGGCAGACATGA
- a CDS encoding helix-turn-helix domain-containing protein has protein sequence MSDFDQLTQSLARNLKRWRGERGFTLDALAARAGVSRGMIIQIEQARTNPSVGTTVKLADALGVSITTLLDYEQGPQVRIVPADQAVRMWGTEAGSHTVLLVGDETRGPLEMWAWRLMPGEGSASDAHPPGTVELLHVTAGELTLVADGVAHSLPAGTSATFEANVEHAYRNEGTETVEMTMAVSIPPVGRQRP, from the coding sequence GTGTCGGACTTCGACCAGCTCACGCAGTCGCTCGCCCGGAACCTCAAGCGCTGGCGCGGCGAGCGGGGTTTCACGCTCGACGCGCTGGCGGCCCGTGCGGGGGTCAGCCGAGGCATGATCATCCAGATCGAGCAGGCCCGGACGAACCCCAGTGTCGGCACCACGGTGAAGCTCGCGGACGCCCTCGGGGTCAGCATCACCACGCTCCTCGACTACGAGCAGGGACCGCAGGTCAGAATCGTCCCGGCCGACCAGGCGGTCCGTATGTGGGGTACGGAGGCGGGCAGCCACACGGTTCTGCTCGTCGGCGACGAGACGCGCGGTCCGCTGGAGATGTGGGCCTGGCGGCTGATGCCCGGTGAGGGCAGCGCATCGGACGCGCACCCGCCGGGGACGGTGGAGCTTCTCCACGTCACCGCTGGTGAACTCACGCTGGTCGCCGACGGGGTGGCGCACTCCCTACCGGCCGGGACCTCGGCGACCTTCGAGGCCAATGTGGAGCACGCCTACCGCAACGAGGGCACGGAGACGGTCGAGATGACGATGGCGGTCTCCATCCCGCCGGTCGGCCGGCAGCGCCCGTAG
- a CDS encoding gamma carbonic anhydrase family protein yields MAEQSLISGVGGRQPVIDPQSFTAPTSVVIGDVTLAAGSSVWYHTVLRADCGPIVVGADSNIQDNCTVHVDPGFPVTVGERVSVGHNAVLHGCTVEDDVLVGMGATVLNGAHIGAGSLIAAQALVPQGMRVPPGSLVAGVPAKVKRELTDEEREGIKLNAAMYLELVKGHREVG; encoded by the coding sequence GTGGCGGAGCAGTCCTTGATCAGCGGTGTCGGCGGCCGGCAGCCGGTGATCGACCCGCAGTCCTTCACGGCGCCGACGTCCGTCGTCATCGGCGATGTGACGCTGGCCGCCGGTTCCAGCGTCTGGTACCACACGGTGCTGCGGGCCGACTGCGGGCCGATCGTGGTCGGCGCCGACAGCAACATCCAGGACAACTGCACGGTGCATGTCGACCCGGGGTTCCCGGTCACGGTCGGCGAGCGGGTGTCCGTGGGGCACAACGCGGTACTGCACGGGTGCACGGTTGAGGACGACGTACTCGTCGGGATGGGCGCCACAGTCCTCAACGGAGCGCACATCGGGGCCGGTTCACTGATCGCCGCCCAGGCCCTCGTCCCGCAGGGGATGCGGGTCCCGCCCGGATCGCTGGTCGCCGGGGTCCCGGCGAAGGTCAAGCGCGAGCTGACCGACGAGGAGCGCGAGGGCATCAAGCTCAACGCGGCGATGTATCTGGAGCTGGTCAAGGGCCACCGCGAGGTGGGCTGA
- a CDS encoding CoA-binding protein gives MYADSDTIRKILTTTGDTWAVVGLSNNRGRSAFGVAGVLQRYGKRVVPVHPKAETVHGEQGYASLSDIPFPVDVVDVFVNSDLAGAVADEAVAIGAKAVWFQLGVIDEAAYGRVREAGRDMVMDRCPAIELPALG, from the coding sequence ATGTACGCAGACTCGGACACCATCCGCAAGATCCTCACCACGACCGGCGACACCTGGGCGGTGGTGGGTCTCTCGAACAACAGGGGGCGGTCGGCGTTCGGCGTGGCCGGGGTGCTCCAGCGCTACGGCAAGCGCGTCGTGCCGGTCCATCCCAAGGCGGAGACGGTCCACGGCGAGCAGGGGTACGCGTCGCTCTCCGACATCCCGTTCCCGGTCGACGTGGTCGATGTCTTCGTCAACAGTGATCTGGCGGGCGCGGTCGCCGACGAGGCGGTGGCCATCGGCGCCAAGGCCGTCTGGTTCCAGCTCGGAGTGATCGACGAGGCGGCGTACGGGCGGGTGCGGGAGGCCGGACGTGACATGGTCATGGACCGGTGCCCGGCCATAGAGCTCCCGGCTCTGGGCTGA